Below is a genomic region from Besnoitia besnoiti strain Bb-Ger1 apicoplast, complete sequence, whole genome shotgun sequence.
AATTTTCAAATTAAAAAAGGAGTAATTAATAAATATTTATAATAAAGTTTAATTGTATAATGTTGATATTTTGATTTTTTTATTAAATACTTAGGTATAAATAGTTTTCTATAAATAATTTTTATCATAATTTATGTAAAAAAATTTTATGATCTATTTTGTAATATAAATTTAGATAATTGTTTATGTTTTTTTCTTGTTTTAATCCCTTTAAAAGCTTTTCCTCATAAAGTTCTCGAAAATTTAAATCCAATAGAAGCTTTACCTTCTCCTCCACCATGAGGATGATCAACAGCATTCATAGCAGCTCCTCTAACCTTAGGTCTTCTAGATAACCATTTTCTTTTAAATCCAGCACGTTTAAATTTATTTTGATTAGATAATTTTTTAACAGTTAATTGTCCTAAGATACAAAATAAATTTTTTAATAATAATTTTATCTCTCCAGAAGGCAATTTTATTGTAACATATAAAGCACCAATCATTAATATAATTGCACTAAAATTAGCATTTGTAACTAACTTACCTTTTCCTTTACATTTAATTTCTATATTATATATAAAAGATCCTATATATATTTTATATAAAGGTAAAGCATTTCCAATTTTAAGTGGAGCTTTAAAACCAAAATTAATTTGAGTTCCTATTTTTAAATTTTTAGTTAATAAAAAATATCTATATACAGATATAGTTAAAATAAAATATACAGCTAAAAAAAAACCTCTAAAAGGGTCGTAGATTGTATTAATAAAAAAAGCTGAAGGAAATAATAAACCGTAATTAAAAAAATCTGAATCTAAAATTTTATATAAATTTTTTTTTATTCCACCACCTCTAGCTCTACATGTAATAATTCCTAAATTATTCCTACCGAAAGCTTTTTGTTTTTTTATTATTAGATATTTAATTCTATATTTTTTAATTTTTATAAACATTATTGTTGTCATTAATTAAAAAAAAATTATTAAACAAAAATAAATATATATTTAAAAGAAAGTAATTTAAAACAAGTAAGTTGATTAATTTTTACAAAATTTACTTGTTGATTTTTTTTTGTAAATTTAAAATATACTAAATTATTTTTAGTTAAATTTAAACATAAAAATTTGTGTATTAAAATTCCATTTAATTGCATCTGCAATTTTAAATAATTTTTAAAATTAATTAAATATTTTATATTAGTATTTACATTTATAATATAAATATTAGTTCGTTTATTTAAATATAAATATTTTAAAATTAAAAATAATGTTTTTTTAATTAAAGGGTTAAATAAACGCTTTGTATTTAAACCAAAAGCAATAGAACCGCTTTTATGTAAAATAGATTTTTTAGATCCTACTCTAGCTTTACCTGATCCTTTTTGTTGACGTAATTTTTTATTACTATAAGTACTAAAAGCTTTAAGTTTTGTGTTACTGATTTTAAAATTTTTAATAATATTTAATTCATTAAGTAAATTTAAACTTAAAAATTTAACTATTTCTAAAAAAGTATTATTATATAAAAACCAATATTCAATTATAAATTTATAATTTCTAATATAAATTTGTCAGTTATCTCATAATCTAATCGGAAAAGTTAAAAAAATATTTATCATTTAAGTAGTAAATTAAATATAATTTAATTAATATATTAATTTCGGAACGATAGGATTTGAACCTATGACTTTCTATTCCCAAAATAGAAGCGCTACCTAACTACGCCACATTCCGATTATGCTTTTAAAGGAAATCGAATCCTTATCTCTTTTATGAAAAAAAAGTATCCTTACCTTTTAGACGATAAAAGCTATTTATTAATAATAATATTATTATAAGGTTGTTAGCTTAATGGTATAGTATTCGGCTTTTAACCGAAAGAATCTGGGTTCGATTCCCAGACAACCTAAATTTTATAATATATAAATATTTAATACGGAATTAATGAGACTTGAACTCACATCTATTATCATGACAAGATAAAATTTTAACCATTTAAACTATAATTCCTAAATAGATATTTATTTAGAAAAAAAGGGATTCGAACCCTTGATATAATTTTAATAATTATATACCAAACTAGCAAATTGGTGCTTTAAACCTCTCAGCCACTTTTCTTTAAAATATTCTAAATGAATTGAACCGGATTTGAACCGATGAAGATATAATTCTATAGATTTACAGTCTATTTCTATTGACCACTCAGACATCAATTCATTAAAAAAACTTAATATACTTGAAAAGATTCGAACTTTCGTTTTATTATGAGTTATGAGCTCATTGCTTTTGCCCACTCAGCCACAAGTATATAAATAAGGAAGAAGGGACTCGAACCCTCAAAACTTTTTTAAAGTTTACAGATTTTCATATTTATATTATAATTATTAATATTTATATAAACTCTATATTAATATTAATTAATTTATTTTTAAGAGTCTTTTGATTATTATACATATATCTTATAATACAAAAATTTTATAAATTTTTTTATAGTTTACCAAAAAAAATAAAGATAAAATTTTTATCTCTAAATAAATAAAGTCCGCTGTGTTTACCTATTTCACCACATCCTTATATATAATATTAAATTTAAAAATGATACTCAGATTTGAACTGAGATTTGAAGAATTTGCAGTTCTTTATTTTACCTAATTAAATTATATCATTTATGGTAAATGACAAGAATCGAACTTGCTAAAGTTGGAATCACAATCCAATGTTAAAACCATTTAACTTCATTTACCTATTAAATTAAAATTTATAATAATTTTTAACTAAAGTCTCATTAAAAGAAATAAATAAATATAATTTAAAATAAAATTCTTTTTGTAATTTAAATTTTAAATATTCTACACATAAATTATAAATATATAAATTATATTTATTATAATATCTAAAAAATAAATTAATCCTACAAATTAAAAGAATAGTAGATTTTTTAGGATTTATATAAATCAAATCTTTTTCTGTTAAAAGAAAATTAGGATTTTTAATTAAAATAGAATTAATAAAAATAAATCCATGAGTAATTAATTGTTTAGCTTGATTTATAGATTTTGCAAATCCTATTCTAAATAAAGTAGCATCTAAACGTAATTCAATAATTTGAACCAAATTAAAAACTTTTAATAATTTAATATATTTAAAATATTTTTTAATTTGATTTTCTTTAAGCCCATAATTATACTTTAATTTTTGTTTTTCTAGTAATTTAGTTAAAAAAGCAGACAATTTTCCTTTTTTCGTAAACACTAATTCTTTTTTTAATAGTTTAGTACAAAAACCAGGTAAAAAAGTAAGCTTAAAATATTGTAATTTTTTAAGTTTTGCTTTAAAAGTTTTTTCCATTTTCATCAAAATTTTATTATATTTAAAAAAAAAAAATCAACTGATAAAGGGATTCGAACCCATAACCTCCTGATTACAAATCAGCGGCTCTACCGTTGAGCTACATCAGCAAAAAAAATTTATCCTCGAATTATTAGCAAAAATTTGCTAAAAATATTACTATTCTTACACAATTTTTCTTTTTAATAAATGTTCTATTTAAATTCTTACTCATTTATATGAATAGAATATTAATCTTAAAGTTTTTTCCTACTTATATGCTTTCAGTAGTTATTTTTATTAAACTTAGCTATTCAGTAAAATACTTTTGATAAAATAACTGAACTACTATAGGTTTAATTTCCTTGGTCCTCTCGTACTAAAGGAAATACTTTACAATATTCTTACGTTTACATCGGATACGGACCGAACTGTCTCACGACGTTCTGAACCCAGCTCACGTGCCGCTTTAATGGGCGAACAGACCAACCCTTGAGACCTGCTACAGCCTCAGGATGCGACGAGCCGACATCGAGGTGCCAAACCTCCCCGTCAATATGGACTATCGGGAGAGATCAGCCTGTTATCCCTAGAGTAACTTTTATCCGTTAAGCGGCAACCCTACCACTTAGATTTGCCGGATCATTAAGACCGACTTTCGTCCTTGTTTAAGTAGTTACTCTCACAATCAAGCCTTTTTAATATTCAACCTTTACATTTATTAATTTTAATATTTTATTATTATTAAAATAAAAGACCTTTGTGCACCTCCGTTACTCTTTAGGAGGCAACCGCCCCAGTCAAACTACCTTTTTGAAATTTTTATATAATATGATAAAAAAATTATAGTTAGAAATTAAAGTTTATAAAAGTGGTGTTTCATTGATAGTAATAACTAACTTCCCACTTACACTATTTAAATAAAATTTAATTTCAATATCAAATTGCAGTAAAGCTTCATAGGGTCTTTCTGTCCTGATGTAAAAAGTCTGTATCTTTACAAACATTTCTATTTCACCGAAATTTTCTTAAAGACAGTGTTCAAGTCGTTACACCTTTCGTGCGGGTCGGAACTTACCCGACAATGAATTTCGCTACCTTAGGACCGTTATAGTTACAGCCGCCGTTTACTAGAGCTTATAAAAAAATTATTTGTAGTACATAAAAATTTTTTTTAACTTACTAGCACTGGGCAGGTGTCAGTACCCTTACTTCGTAATTACACTTTGCGGATACCTGTGTTTTTGATAAACAGTCGCTTGAACTTTTTAATTGCAGCCTTTTAGGCATCCTTTATCCCTAAGTTACAGGATTGTTTTGCCGAGTTCCTTAAAGAAAATTGTTTCGTCCTCTTAGTACATTATAATACTTACTCACTTGTGTCAGTTTCAGTACGGGCATATTTATAATTATACAGTATCATTTTTCTAGCAAAAATCTTTATTATTAAGCAAAAAATCATTTATTATATTGCTTAAAACTTAAATTTTGGTCACTACTTGTATAGCAGTAATATAAATATGGTTCAAGAATATTAACTTGATTCCCATCAATTACAATAAATTTCTTGCCTTAGGCCCCGACTAACCCTATGCGGTATGCCCTTCCATAGGAACCTTTTGAGTTTTTGAGGTATTAGATTCTTCTTAATATTTAACGTTACTTAAACCGACATTCTCACTTCTACTTTATTCACAAAATTTAATAACTTTGCTTTATTTTATTGTAGAACGCTCCCCTACCGATCTATTATATATAGATCCCATTACTTCGATAAAAAAATATTTTGTTATTCATTGTAGGTGCAGAATTACTTTACCAGTAAGCTTTTACGCACTTTTTAAAGGAAAACTGCTTCTAAGCTAACCTTCTGGTTGTATACGTAACAACTCTACTTCCTTTCAAACTTTCGTTATATTCTTATCTTAGTTAATGGTCTGGGTTGTTTCCCTTTTGACTTATAAGATTATCCCTAAAAGTCTCACTTATTATAATTTTAATATAAAAATATTATTAGTTTATAGTAATTTCAAAAACAGTGCTTTACCCTTTATATATAATACATTATAATAGCTGCGCCTCAATACATTTCGGGGAGAACCAGCTAGCTCCAAATTCGAATAGCATTTCACCACTAACCTCATTTCTTCTGATAATTTTGCAATATTAATCAGTTCGAACTTCCATATAAAGTTATTTATATTTCATTCTGAACAAGGTTAAATCAATTGGATTCGGGTTTTTGGTAATATACAAACGCTATTACGGATGTAATAACTCGTTTTCACTATGGCTTCAAGTTTTCTTTTAGCCTTTTGCTTAAAAACCAAAACTTATCGGTTCCTTCTTCAACAGGCAAATAGTTAGGTTCAATTACCCTTCTATTGTTTTTAGGATTAAAATTTCAGTCTCTTTTCACTCCCCTCCCGGGGTTCTTTTCACCTTTCCCTCACGGTACTAGTTCACTATTGGTTACTTTAAAGTATTTAGTTTTACAAGGAAGTTCTTGTTTCTTCAATATAAACTAGTTGTTTATATTTACTTTATTTTTTTAAACTAAACGTACAACGTTTTTTATCCCTACTCGTTCGCCACTACTAAGGGAATAATTGTTATTTTCTTTTCCTTTGAGTACTAAGATGATTCAGTTCCTCAAGTAAATCTTTTTTAATTTAAAAAATATTAATAGGTTTCCCCATTCGGAAATCTTATTTTAAAGTTTGCATAAAATCAGCTCTAAATAAGTTTTTCGTATATAATTTACGTCCTTCTTCGTCTTAAAGTACCTAGGCATCCTTTTTATCCCTATAGTTTAAATTTTTATTT
It encodes:
- a CDS encoding ribosomal protein S19 (encoded by transcript BESB_086530), encoding MIKIIYRKLFIPKYLIKKSKYQHYTIKLYYKYLLITPFLIWKLIELYTGKSFVTINITKEKIGRSLQYFC
- a CDS encoding ribosomal protein L2 (encoded by transcript BESB_086520), translated to MFIKIKKYRIKYLIIKKQKAFGRNNLGIITCRARGGGIKKNLYKILDSDFFNYGLLFPSAFFINTIYDPFRGFFLAVYFILTISVYRYFLLTKNLKIGTQINFGFKAPLKIGNALPLYKIYIGSFIYNIEIKCKGKGKLVTNANFSAIILMIGALYVTIKLPSGEIKLLLKNLFCILGQLTVKKLSNQNKFKRAGFKRKWLSRRPKVRGAAMNAVDHPHGGGEGKASIGFKFSRTLWGKAFKGIKTRKKHKQLSKFILQNRS
- a CDS encoding ribosomal protein L4 (encoded by transcript BESB_086540) — translated: MINIFLTFPIRLWDNWQIYIRNYKFIIEYWFLYNNTFLEIVKFLSLNLLNELNIIKNFKISNTKLKAFSTYSNKKLRQQKGSGKARVGSKKSILHKSGSIAFGLNTKRLFNPLIKKTLFLILKYLYLNKRTNIYIINVNTNIKYLINFKNYLKLQMQLNGILIHKFLCLNLTKNNLVYFKFTKKNQQVNFVKINQLTCFKLLSFKYIFIFV
- a CDS encoding ribosomal protein S4 (encoded by transcript BESB_086550), which codes for MEKTFKAKLKKLQYFKLTFLPGFCTKLLKKELVFTKKGKLSAFLTKLLEKQKLKYNYGLKENQIKKYFKYIKLLKVFNLVQIIELRLDATLFRIGFAKSINQAKQLITHGFIFINSILIKNPNFLLTEKDLIYINPKKSTILLICRINLFFRYYNKYNLYIYNLCVEYLKFKLQKEFYFKLYLFISFNETLVKNYYKF